The proteins below come from a single Fibrobacter sp. genomic window:
- the yajC gene encoding preprotein translocase subunit YajC, translating to MRFSNIASFMACLSLSVAPVFAQDAPAQQAPVAGVNLFMMMALMFVIIYFIMIRPEQKKQKKRLEMLKNIKKGDKVLTSAGMIGTVGNIKDDTLMVKIAENTVVEFTKSAIATVLSDEKSVEKAENGERKK from the coding sequence ATGCGCTTTTCAAATATAGCCTCGTTCATGGCTTGCCTCTCTCTCTCTGTTGCTCCTGTTTTTGCCCAGGATGCTCCTGCTCAGCAGGCTCCGGTTGCCGGCGTTAACCTGTTTATGATGATGGCGTTGATGTTTGTGATCATCTATTTCATAATGATCCGGCCTGAACAGAAGAAGCAGAAAAAACGTCTTGAGATGTTGAAAAATATTAAAAAAGGTGATAAAGTTTTAACATCTGCGGGTATGATTGGAACTGTGGGAAACATCAAAGACGATACTTTGATGGTAAAAATAGCCGAAAATACCGTTGTAGAATTTACCAAAAGTGCCATTGCAACCGTACTCTCTGATGAAAAGTCAGTTGAGAAAGCAGAGAACGGTGAGAGGAAGAAATAG
- a CDS encoding amidohydrolase family protein gives MGTVYFAKWILLENGDILENGAVAVSENRILSAGPRGKARRGPDDRIVNLGDSFLLPGFINLHTHLEEGVIRGIQKSSDDTFAAWTAKKQTRLRQASTESIKTSIRLGVRELLAQGITSVVDNSRLGLSRSILEEESIRAWIIDELSPDDPLQEKEIINGAIKRCKEEKQLVGSGAGPYALYSLSPESQSELIKHKDKNTLWATHIAESAEELQAFSERKGDLFFQITRKRPWPYGDTTMGPMNYAINFHLIPDHALCFHCNYVNGSELEYLASINASVVLCYNYTREMGHKAFPLDVAMNRKVRICLGTEGVSPPGFMSLFEELYSLRSDYPHIPASEMIKWVTSNAAEALNMGDSLGTLSPGKLADLIAVRFAHDPDENPLEELLVEEPDIRLVVVDGEEVVVNY, from the coding sequence ATGGGAACAGTTTACTTTGCCAAATGGATACTGCTTGAGAACGGTGACATCCTTGAAAATGGTGCTGTTGCAGTTTCGGAAAACAGGATATTGTCAGCCGGTCCCCGGGGAAAGGCCCGCAGAGGTCCTGATGACCGTATTGTGAATCTGGGCGATTCCTTTTTGCTTCCCGGTTTTATCAACCTGCACACTCACCTTGAAGAGGGAGTAATAAGAGGTATTCAGAAATCCAGCGATGACACCTTTGCGGCCTGGACCGCCAAAAAGCAGACACGTCTCAGGCAGGCTTCCACAGAGAGCATAAAAACATCAATCCGCCTTGGAGTAAGAGAGCTCCTGGCACAGGGGATCACCTCTGTTGTAGACAATTCAAGACTGGGTCTGTCAAGATCTATCCTGGAAGAGGAATCCATTCGTGCCTGGATTATCGATGAACTCTCCCCTGATGATCCGCTCCAGGAAAAGGAGATAATAAACGGGGCAATTAAAAGATGTAAAGAGGAAAAACAGCTTGTCGGTTCAGGGGCCGGACCCTATGCCCTGTATTCCCTTTCCCCGGAATCCCAATCAGAGCTTATCAAACATAAGGATAAAAACACACTCTGGGCAACTCACATTGCCGAGAGCGCGGAGGAGCTCCAGGCTTTCTCTGAAAGAAAGGGAGATCTTTTCTTTCAGATCACACGTAAACGCCCCTGGCCCTATGGTGATACGACCATGGGCCCCATGAACTATGCCATCAACTTTCACCTTATCCCGGATCATGCTCTCTGTTTTCATTGCAACTATGTAAATGGTTCCGAACTGGAATATCTGGCATCCATAAACGCATCGGTTGTACTCTGCTATAACTACACACGTGAAATGGGACACAAAGCATTTCCCCTGGATGTTGCCATGAATAGAAAGGTAAGGATCTGCCTTGGAACAGAGGGCGTTTCTCCACCCGGGTTCATGAGCCTCTTTGAGGAACTCTATTCACTCAGATCAGATTATCCTCACATCCCTGCATCAGAGATGATAAAATGGGTCACATCCAACGCCGCCGAAGCACTCAATATGGGAGATTCACTGGGGACACTCTCACCTGGCAAACTGGCAGATTTAATC
- a CDS encoding SpoIID/LytB domain-containing protein — MIAPAPHLSGSGKHTGKESPEQEQKSSSDNEIDFADAFDATFDPAQSSSQPSGALRPSAFRYPCFNVKGSRVRVAIIQNVKDVNLYSVGTVDIRSAGRSTLEPFRGRLVVRPDKSDNRAVLSASWGSRIVSLPCTLLSRGNYNFIEAVQGSYRGSVILVSEKKNCISVINYLDVEDYLRGVVPLEIGKRSEKEIEALKAQAVAARTYTYRRILESRGKPYDLLCTVADQVYGGANVETRETDLAVKLTRNLIMVYNDSLITAYYHSTCGGYTANIENVWDKPPCNYLRSIKDMDSLGRAYCRISPAFEWVEKWSKPQFSSMVAKSSQGMGQGREFKSNVTDFRIDKVFPCGRINLCTIRGGNSEFKSGRDQVRFILRRTNPENSILRSSSFKVVSFDKNGIKISGRGYGHGVGMCQMGAVGRALAGLSFEQILKAYYTGVTICIAAPEDRIR; from the coding sequence TTGATAGCACCTGCCCCGCATCTCTCCGGTTCCGGAAAGCATACGGGAAAAGAATCGCCGGAACAGGAACAGAAAAGCTCTTCAGATAATGAAATCGATTTTGCCGATGCATTCGATGCAACTTTTGATCCCGCTCAATCGTCCTCTCAACCTTCTGGTGCCCTGAGACCATCTGCTTTTCGTTATCCCTGTTTTAATGTAAAAGGGAGCCGTGTGCGGGTGGCCATCATCCAGAATGTCAAGGATGTAAACCTGTATTCGGTAGGGACAGTGGACATAAGGTCCGCAGGCAGATCTACTCTGGAGCCTTTCAGGGGAAGACTGGTTGTGAGACCTGACAAATCGGATAATAGAGCCGTTTTAAGTGCTTCATGGGGTTCACGCATCGTATCGCTTCCATGTACTCTTCTCTCGCGGGGTAACTATAATTTTATCGAAGCTGTCCAGGGAAGTTACCGCGGGTCGGTAATCCTTGTCTCGGAAAAGAAAAACTGCATCTCAGTTATTAATTATCTCGATGTAGAGGATTATCTCCGGGGTGTTGTCCCGCTTGAGATCGGAAAAAGGTCAGAAAAAGAAATCGAGGCTCTGAAGGCCCAGGCTGTGGCTGCCCGGACCTACACCTACAGGCGTATTCTTGAGAGTAGAGGCAAGCCTTACGATCTGTTATGCACAGTAGCTGACCAGGTTTACGGGGGGGCAAATGTTGAGACCAGAGAAACTGATCTGGCTGTCAAGTTGACCAGAAACCTTATTATGGTTTACAATGACAGTCTCATTACAGCCTATTACCATTCTACCTGTGGCGGGTATACGGCCAATATAGAAAATGTATGGGACAAGCCCCCATGCAATTATCTTAGATCAATTAAGGACATGGATTCCCTGGGAAGAGCTTATTGCCGGATCTCTCCTGCTTTTGAATGGGTAGAAAAATGGTCGAAACCTCAGTTTTCCTCCATGGTTGCAAAGTCATCGCAGGGAATGGGGCAGGGGAGAGAATTCAAGAGTAATGTTACCGATTTCAGAATAGACAAGGTGTTTCCCTGCGGAAGAATCAATCTTTGTACAATCCGTGGCGGGAATTCTGAATTCAAATCCGGTCGTGACCAGGTTCGTTTCATTTTACGCAGGACAAATCCTGAAAATTCCATACTCAGAAGCTCCAGTTTCAAAGTGGTCTCGTTTGACAAAAACGGAATAAAAATATCGGGCAGGGGCTATGGTCATGGTGTAGGCATGTGCCAGATGGGTGCTGTGGGGCGTGCTCTTGCAGGTTTAAGTTTTGAACAGATCCTTAAAGCCTATTACACCGGGGTTACTATTTGCATTGCTGCTCCAGAGGACAGAATACGATGA
- the def gene encoding peptide deformylase: MVLEVRIYGDPVLRKTAEPVKTFDDDLKNIVAEMIESLREEDGIGLAAPQVGAPLRIVVIDTTGGEKEPLVLINPEITESSEEMVTAEEGCLSVPGISLSISRHSQVTVKALDIQGKEFIIDNADGLLARALQHEIDHLNGIMIVDHISALQRSMISGKLKKLAKSGRDKSQVA; this comes from the coding sequence ATAGTGTTGGAAGTCAGGATTTATGGTGATCCGGTTCTCAGGAAAACTGCGGAGCCTGTTAAAACGTTCGATGATGATCTGAAAAATATTGTTGCGGAAATGATTGAGTCTCTTCGTGAGGAGGACGGGATTGGTCTGGCTGCTCCTCAGGTAGGAGCACCTTTAAGGATAGTAGTCATAGATACAACCGGCGGGGAAAAAGAGCCTCTTGTGCTCATAAATCCGGAAATAACTGAGTCTTCCGAAGAGATGGTGACAGCAGAAGAAGGGTGTCTCAGTGTACCGGGAATATCACTCTCAATCTCCCGTCACTCTCAGGTGACTGTAAAGGCTCTCGATATTCAGGGTAAAGAATTTATAATAGATAATGCCGACGGTCTTCTGGCCCGGGCACTTCAGCATGAAATCGATCACCTTAACGGAATCATGATCGTGGATCATATCTCTGCTTTGCAAAGGAGTATGATCAGCGGTAAACTGAAAAAACTGGCAAAATCGGGTCGTGACAAGTCACAGGTCGCTTAA